In Mytilus edulis chromosome 3, xbMytEdul2.2, whole genome shotgun sequence, the genomic window CTATCACCAGAGCTGAAATTATTTACAGGTGGAACAATAGCAGGAAGAATATGACTTGGTTTTACTCCCGGTGGTGCTGGCATATATTTTGCGTCTTTAGGTAGGGTTGAAGATATTGATCTCGTGCTAACAGTTTCGATTCGGTTCCCGTGGATACCTCGGCGTCTTCTGAAACCTAGATTTTCTAGGCGCATCTGGttttctgaaaaaatatataaaaaagaacatcTTGAATTGGTAAAAAAACAAACTGATTTTTTGGTGGCATTTCTCTTTGCAATCTTATCTGAGCTCGGATCTTGTTTAGCAAATGAATAATAGAATAgtacttttaaaaattaataaaatcaaagatattttgATTAAATCACATTTGAGGGAGGTTTGTTTGTATATCggtactgttttaaaaaaaagttggttaATATTATGATTTACTGAACACCTCTGTCAGAAGTCCTGGTAGAGCTCTGTAAACCAGTTTTGCGCTATAATATAtatagcagcttaaagtaaacACCAGAGAAATTTTAGTCGATATTAATTAATGATCATTTTCAAGATACCTaaaatcgttaaaaaaaatcatcagttcCGGGCTAAAGGATATCTCTTAAAAGGAGCGGATAGACTTCGTCTATTCAACCTAATTGTGGATCTTAATCTTGCTTATCATTTTTTGTCATTGAAAGTTTTTCTACCTACTTTAAAATAAGTATGTTGCATAAAAAGGTGCCGAGTAAATATTGCCATTGAAGGACATGATTCCACTAGAATTTTCATTAGTCTTTAGCAAGACAACGTTGGTGTCAAAAATGTGCCATCGCCAATATACACACAGAAAAGTTGATACGTTTAATGCGCTTTTCTGAGTAAACCTTCCTCAGGAACACTCGAACCAAAAAAATTTAAAGGATGTATTGGAACATGAACAtatgaagagctatatgaccaaagaGGGTCACAAAGAGAATATAAAACGACCCCTGACCAAAGAGGGTCACAAAGATTATACAAAACGACCCCTGACCAAAGAGGATCGCAAAGAGAATATAAAACGACTATTTGAATTAAAAGAATAATTTAACGCTAAATGCGTAATtaagataatgcatttttttatttgatttgtttactaGATTTTTGCAAGTTAATACATCAGTGTTTGGTAATCAACTTGTGTTAACTTTATCTACCTTCATTTCCTTCAATTTTAATTGCAGCATGCTGTTTAGTTTCCGTAGGCGATAGTTTATTTCTGGCAAGCTGATTAAAATTCATGTTTGGGATTTTCCAACGCAGGCTTTGTGTCTTCCTATCAAAATACATCTTTCCTCTGAACCCATTTGCATCAGCAACATCTGGAAATCCAGATGAGTTGTCATTACTCAAAGATGGTTTGTTTCGCCTTGTAGTATCTGGAATATCGTACTGACTGCTGTCCATCGGTGGAAAGGCAGATGCAGAAGGGAACTGCCGCCTTGGAATTCTTGGATCTTCTCCGTTGTCCTTCATAACAATCATTGTCTGACTAGATGTCGGCATTGTTGACTCGATCACTGTACTCTTTTAGAACGTCGTTAGGCAAGTTTGCAATATAACTGTTGATATCACGTGATTGCGTCCGATGGTTAACGTCATAATGAATGAGAGAGCCGATATGTTGTGGACGATAATTAACcgataaaatactgaattcctGGAAATTCTTAAAGGAGTAATCCGTTCCTGTCCTGGTGTATGTCTATTTCAATATACATATAGTAATCATATCATAATATATCtgttaaaatactaaaaaataatgcatgcaaTACATATATGTTAAGAAATGAGAAGTATACACACTAACAATTTGGGGGCTCTTTAaaacttgctgttcggtatgagccaatgctccgtgttggaGATCGtagtttgacctataatggtttacttttacatattgtctatgtgacttggatgaagaattATCTCATGgtcactcattccacatcttatatctatatacattgaCAAATATTTAGACACTTAACCGAACCATGTCAATCGCTTAATACAACCATAGCAATTTCGATAGTTTGTTTATTCTGCGTTaatttcttgagaaaaaaaaacatcacgaATGTAGATAGTTTGACAAACATTTTATTTGCTTTCTATTTGCTCGTTTGAATAGAACTTAGGCAATCGTTCGGGAAAGTAACTCAACTTAACCATGTTCAACTTAAACAAACGATGACAAAATCACTTTACTAAATGCTCCTCGATATGACGAGGTTAATTACTACCTGTGATATAGATAATACAATATTCTGATGattttcggtaaaaaaaaaacccagctactTAGAGCTtgtgtttgtattgttatatgaAGACCTTATAGaaataaagacattttttttattattttttagttaagccattccaattgataGTTTacagtgtgtctttctatgttgtgatgttatactattgtttcagaaaagggaaaAGGTTCGGTACCATTAAaccgtttaatcccgctgcaattgtttgcacctgtcctaagtcaggtatctgatgttcagtggttgtcgtctgtttatgtggttcttaagtgtttctcgtttttatatagatcagcctgcttggtttcccgtttgaatggttttacactagtaattttggggaccctttatagcttgctgttcggtgtgagccaatgctccgtgttgaagaccatatctTGACCTataaaagtttacttttataaattgtgacttggatgaagagttgtctcattggcattcataccacattttcctatatctagtAGCTATTTTGCCGGCTCCGGCAAATTAGCTTCTTAACCGCTAGTTTACGGTCTTTACCGATGCCGGCAAAATAGCCTCCTTGGCGCTATTTTGCCTGCTTCGGCAGTTTAGCGATTCATAAGAAGTTTTGCTATTTTGCAGGTTTTAATTAAGACAAAAAAGAAGTATATAAATTACacatgaaaacattctagtcaagaagcaAGCACATATATGCCAGCGactatatttctttaaaacaattcCTTCGGTTGCAGTATTTTATAATACCATATGTTGTGTGccgtttgttatagtttgttaaacgttacagaagtagaaacaaatgcatcgtttaaTCATACTTtgctgaccctgtttgaactgtcAAAAACACATGCACATTTTGATGTTATCTAAACTTATTACGCGAGGAAAATAGCCTCCGTAGAAGATGTCATAGACACAGAGGACACAGCTCATCTAtgcatatataattttattgGCAGTTCTTCATCTTAATCCGATGAATGTGTGCAGATAGTGACGATAAagccttttatttaaaaaaaaaaaaagaggtatgTTCTTGCTTGTCACTGCATGATAACTGAAAATATTGTCTAATTTTACTCAAATTTTCTTTCATAGCtgttattttaatgaaagaaaGGAAGGTAATACCTAAATTTGAGTAATTTTAGACATTGTTTTGAGTTATGACAAGCAAGAACATgtttagataattgatttaatgttaaagttagaaagaaatgcatcggTTAAACTAACATTTAAGAAGGAAATTCGgtccaaataaaaaatatttgccttttgttttatttttgtgtgaaatAACGTCTAAAAGTTCGAATGGGAAAAAAATGactaaggtgacctatagttgttattaataatttctgtgttatttggtgttctgtgaagagctg contains:
- the LOC139516829 gene encoding uncharacterized protein translates to MPTSSQTMIVMKDNGEDPRIPRRQFPSASAFPPMDSSQYDIPDTTRRNKPSLSNDNSSGFPDVADANGFRGKMYFDRKTQSLRWKIPNMNFNQLARNKLSPTETKQHAAIKIEGNEENQMRLENLGFRRRRGIHGNRIETVSTRSISSTLPKDAKYMPAPPGVKPSHILPAIVPPVNNFSSGDSLSCSTYKHNSVPDKPKSLLDELKECISYDSRVFPSMEMRKCLPPKSPNSVVFTLRNNEEYTYNEILDLIKQETGLKAVSLQYDPVDVRTGNSKVPSRWIAEFGFQDDVRLILQNGLQINGEKVVVRLLDNVHKMEFEAYKQKMEEERKRNEREANTCVQRKSRRNKKKISNKL